One window of the Solanum stenotomum isolate F172 chromosome 11, ASM1918654v1, whole genome shotgun sequence genome contains the following:
- the LOC125845968 gene encoding leucine-rich repeat receptor-like serine/threonine-protein kinase BAM2, giving the protein MEKHIFLLILLFLVQFSVSFANSNVTDKEALLAFRNLITSPIHFLANNWTNNTSFCSWFGVSCSPKRQRVVALDLSSLNLQGTISPSLANLSFLGELNLGSNNFHGAIPYGIGHLPRLRVIDIQNNQLQGSIPTSLFQHQKVQKISLAFNKLSGEMWNGSWYVPELKVLDLTNNSLTGIIPPSIGNATKLMNFSLHSNRINGNIPKEIGNLSQLAELFLVDNQLTGSIPATLFNISSLLTASLALNSLSGPLLLDEGNIVSNLKHLSISKNQISGIIPSNICQLRELKVLSISYNKITGDIPKNIDCLAKLEEFYIGVNTLSGTFPASLGNISTLQYLDCPNNCIGGQVPPELGKLSNLRILHLGQNYNIIGQIPKAIFNISSLEMIGFNLNNLSGRIPATTGLLLPNLEELYLGENQLEGEIPLYITNSSKLELLQLENNFFTGTIPTNLGNLRQLRTLLLNHNQLTNEPREHELRFFNSLVDCRMLQYLDVSKNKLNGILPDTIGNLSSTIEHFGIVYAYINGPIPTGIGNMSGLTTLGLSGNNLVGSIPSEIGTYSRGSMLFI; this is encoded by the exons ATGGAGAAGcacattttcttattgattCTTCTCTTTCTAGTTCAATTTTCTGTATCATTTGCTAACTCAAATGTGACAGACAAAGAAGCTTTACTAGCTTTCCGAAATCTCATTACAAGTCCTATTCATTTTTTGGCCAATAATTGGACCAACAATACTTCTTTTTGCTCTTGGTTTGGTGTCAGTTGCAGTCCAAAAAGGCAAAGGGTTGTAGCCTTGGATCTTTCTagtttgaatcttcaaggtacaaTTTCCCCGTCTTTGGCTAATTTGTCCTTTCTCGGAGAGCTTAATCTTGGGAGCAACAACTTTCATGGCGCCATCCCTTATGGCATTGGCCACTTGCCTCGCTTGCGAGTGATTGATATTCAAAACAATCAGCTCCAAGGAAGTATACCAACAAGCCTATTTCAACACCAGAAAGTTCAAAAGATTTCATTGGCTTTCAATAAGCTCAGTGGTGAAATGTGGAATGGTTCATGGTATGTACCAGAACTCAAGGTCTTGGATCTCACCAACAATAGTCTCACAGGCATAATCCCTCCTTCTATTGGAAATGCCACAAAATTGATGAACTTCAGCTTGCACAGTAATAGAATCAACGGCAACATTCCAAAGGAGATTGGTAATCTTAGCCAACTTGCAGAGTTGTTCTTGGTTGATAACCAATTAACCGGTTCCATTCCTGCAACACTGTTTAATATATCGTCGCTACTTACCGCATCTCTGGCACTCAATAGCCTTTCTGGTCCTCTCTTGCTTGATGAAGGGAATATTGTGTCAAATCTGAAGCATCTAAGTATCTCTAAGAACCAAATTTCTGGTATCATTCCTTCCAATATTTGCCAACTCAGAGAGCTCAAAGTGTTGTCCATATCTTACAACAAGATAACTGGAGATATACCCAAAAATATTGATTGTTTAGCTAAGCTCGAGGAGTTTTATATTGGAGTTAACACACTAAGTGGGACTTTTCCTGCTTCATTGGGAAATATATCCACTCTGCAATATCTGGATTGTCCAAACAATTGCATAGGGGGGCAAGTTCCTCCAGAATTAGGGAAGCTGTCAAACTTGAGGATATTACACCTTGGCCagaattataatattattggTCAAATTCCGAAGGCTATATTTAACATATCTTCTTTGGAAATGATTGGTTTCAATTTGAACAACCTCTCAGGTAGAATTCCAGCCACTACAGGTCTTCTTCTTCCGAACCTTGAAGAACTTTACTTGGGAGAAAATCAGCTTGAAGGGGAAATTCCTCTATACATCACAAATTCTTCCAAGCTTGAGCTGCTGCAGCTAGAGAACAACTTTTTTACAGGCACTATTCCTACTAATTTAGGAAATCTTCGTCAGCTGCGAACGCTGCTCCTAAATCATAATCAACTTACCAATGAACCAAGAGAGCATGAGTTGCGATTCTTCAATTCCTTGGTGGACTGTAGGATGTTGCAATATCTAGATGTGAGTAAAAATAAGTTGAATGGTATTTTGCCCGATACTATCGGAAATCTTTCATCTACTATTGAACACTTTGGAATAGTATATGCATACATCAATGGCCCCATCCCCACAGGTATAGGCAACATGAGTGGTCTAACAACTCTAGGCCTTAGTGGAAACAACTTGGTGGGAAGTATCCCTTCTGAGATTG GGACATATTCCAGAGGCAGTATGTTGTTTATCTAA
- the LOC125845072 gene encoding protein SENSITIVITY TO RED LIGHT REDUCED 1-like has protein sequence MASSAQTPALDKPNPAEDWTVVLPRRGKQKRNFHKVIIHERQKQEQLWTPADIETNPERESKLMQKIQTCIRKLESSSFWLKFLDQLQTPEIFDRFLKAVGSEGKMQMVIYGIGSIESYEPPRLQLSLAILMKRMFSWIGEVEVFDPVISLAESRVLTALGCSVLTVNEQGRRQALRPTMFFMPHCDAELYENLLEANWRHDLLSNMTLFGNSFEAYEQHVSECKILKLADSRKHILAIRQFVKELPIDSRKQIVAIRQYVKERSIDPFSDDLFRAFHGSSWHFFDIDPHSDLCDAKP, from the coding sequence ATGGCTTCATCAGCACAGACACCAGCTCTTGACAAGCCTAACCCTGCTGAAGATTGGACTGTTGTATTGCCTCGTCGTGGAAAACAGAaaagaaattttcataaagttaTCATTCACGAACGGCAAAAACAAGAACAACTGTGGACTCCAGCAGATATTGAGACCAATCCAGAGAGAGAATCTAAATTGATGCAGAAAATACAAACCTGCATTAGGAAACTCGAGAGCTCTTCCTTTTGGTTGAAATTTTTGGATCAGTTACAAACCCCTGAaatatttgataggtttctaaaaGCTGTGGGCTCAGAAGGAAAGATGCAGATGGTAATATATGGAATTGGTAGCATAGAATCGTATGAGCCTCCTAGATTACAGCTTAGTCTTGCAATCTTAATGAAAAGAATGTTTAGTTGGATTGGGGAGGTAGAGGTATTTGATCCAGTGATCTCTCTGGCAGAATCTAGGGTGCTGACAGCTCTCGGTTGTTCTGTCCTAACAGTCAATGAACAGGGTCGACGGCAAGCTTTAAGACCTACGATGTTCTTCATGCCACATTGTGATGCTGAACTATATGAGAATCTTCTAGAGGCAAATTGGAGGCATGATCTATTGAGTAATATGACACTGTTTGGAAACAGTTTTGAGGCGTATGAGCAACACGTGTCAGAGTGCAAAATCCTTAAACTTGCTGATTCTAGGAAGCATATCCTAGCAATCAGGCAGTTTGTAAAAGAGCTTCCCATTGATTCTAGGAAGCAAATTGTAGCAATCAGGCAGTATGTAAAAGAGCGTTCCATTGATCCTTTTTCAGATGATTTATTTCGTGCCTTCCATGGTTCAAGTTGGCATTTTTTCGACATTGATCCTCATTCAGATTTATGTGATGCTAAACCATGA
- the LOC125845970 gene encoding probable F-box protein At1g65740, with protein sequence MMAPWSDLPKELVERISKFVNSNIDVLRIRAVCSSWRSAFSPNFKIPKSQFPIKLPSKMPFPHPHMFWPVYDDSHCYLIESTVYLFQLPHPPHTPWLVKILKTSNGKLKILNPLTNRVIDDLPDKKLNLLDLRVSQSGDDKWTTLKDPTSKTVDISVYKDTNVKTKLHGSQPSWKCPKEIKIYRLDEEQHEWIAVHTLGDRIFFVGDDCCFSVSSSDFGDQCRGNCIYYVTEV encoded by the exons ATGATGGCTCCTTGGTCTGATCTTCCGAAAGAACTTGTTGAAAGAATTAGTAAATTCGTCAACAGCAATATTGATGTCCTTCGCATTCGTGCAGTCTGCAGTTCATGGCGTTCAGCATTTTCTCCTAATTTCAAAATCCCCAAATCTCAGTTTCCCATCAAACTACCCTCCAAAATGCCTTTCCCCCACCCCCACATGTTCTGGCCTGTTTATGACGATTCTCATTGTTATTTAATCGAAAGCACTGTTTATCTTTTCCAACTTCCTCATCCTCCTCACACACCCTGGCTGGTCAAGATCCTAAAAACATCAAACggaaaattgaagattttgaatcCTCTAACCAACAGAGTGATCGATGATTTGCCTGATAAGAAATTGAATTTACTAGATTTACGTGTTTCTCAA TCAGGGGATGACAAATGGACTACCTTGAAAGATCCCACTAGTAAGACTGTCGATATTAGTGTGTATAAAG ATACTAATGTTAAGACGAAGTTGCATGGTTCTCAACCTTCATGGAAATGTCCCAAGGAAATTAAGATTTACCGGCTTGATGAAGAACAACATGAGTGGATTGCAGTGCATACATTGGGTGATCGAATTTTCTTTGTTGGTGACGACTGTTGTTTCTCTGTTTCTTCATCAGATTTTGGTGATCAGTGCAGAGGAAACTGCATTTACTATGTAACGGAGGTATAA
- the LOC125845967 gene encoding receptor kinase-like protein Xa21 yields the protein MSGLLHLDVSQNSIEGEVPLDIGELKAIVDLYLSSNRLSGMIPNSLGELQTLESLDLSNNSFSGQIPLSFANLISLEFMDLSLNALSGTIPKSLEKLLYLKAINVSFNDLEGVIPSGGVFANSTLQSFLGNKGLCGMHILDVPACAVTNLGHQSKFKKLVLKIVIPVVTSSFLISLFASIWIMKRQKKGKSKDVEKVPEIKTHQLVSYHEIQRATNYFDGSNLIGVGGSGSVYKGTLSSGIVVAIKVLDLQNEEVCKRFDTECEVMRNVRHRNLVSVITTCSSEYIRAFVLQYMPNGSLENWLYKEDCHLNLLQRVSIMFDVAVAVEYMHHNHHTHIVHCDLKPANVLLDEEMVAHVGDFGISKILAVSKSMAHTETLGTLGYIAPEYGSEGIVSTSGDVYSYGIILMEVLATRRPTDAEIFNENLGLREWIRRAFPRTIIEVVDANLFPEEEQITSKSEICIISFVRDIYIIKSLQGQIEVTLYTTYCSIITTSY from the exons ATGAGTGGCCTTCTCCACCTAGACGTGTCACAAAATTCTATAGAGGGAGAAGTTCCACTGGATATTGGAGAACTGAAAGCCATTGTAGATCTATATCTTTCTAGTAACCGCCTTTCGGGAATGATACCAAACAGTCTGGGTGAACTCCAAACCCTGGAGTCTCTTGACCTGTCAAACAATTCATTTTCAGGCCAAATTCCATTATCCTTTGCCAACTTGATAAGCTTAGAATTCATGGATTTGTCTTTAAATGCCTTGTCAGGTACTATTCCTAAGTCTTTGGAAAAACTCTTGTACCTTAAAGCCATCAATGTTTCATTTAATGATTTAGAAGGTGTAATACCTAGTGGTGGTGTGTTTGCAAATTCCACTTTGCAATCATTTCTTGGTAACAAAGGCCTATGTGGAATGCACATATTGGATGTTCCTGCTTGTGCTGTCACTAATCTTGGACATCAATCAAAGTTTAAGAAGCTTGTGCTAAAAATTGTTATTCCAGTGGTTACTTCATCCTTTCTAATATCCTTGTTTGCTTCAATTTGGATAATGAAACGACAAAAGAAAGGAAAGTCCAAAGACGTGGAAAAGGTACCGGAGATCAAGACACATCAATTAGTATCTTATCACGAGATTCAAAGAGCTACAAATTATTTTGATGGATCAAATTTAATTGGTGTGGGAGGTTCTGGCTCAGTGTACAAAGGTACATTATCTAGCGGAATTGTGGTTGCAATAAAGGTTCTAGATTTGCAAAATGAGGAAGTATGCAAGAGGTTTGATACTGAATGTGAAGTGATGAGAAATGTTAGGCACAGAAATCTTGTATCGGTGATTACTACTTGCTCTAGCGAATACATTAGAGCCTTTGTCCTGCAGTATATGCCAAATGGGAGTCTTGAGAATTGGTTGTACAAAGAAGATTGCCACTTGAACCTTCTTCAAAGGGTTTCCATAATGTTTGATGTGGCTGTGGCTGTTGAATATATGCATCATAACCATCATACTCATATTGTTCATTGCGATCTAAAGCCTGCCAACGTTCTTTTGGATGAAGAAATGGTGGCACATGTTGGTGATTTTGGAATCTCCAAAATCTTAGCTGTAAGCAAGTCCATGGCACATACCGAGACATTGGGCACTCTAGGATATATTGCACCAG AATATGGCTCGGAAGGAATAGTGTCCACTAGTGGCGATGTCTACAGCTATGGTATCATTCTAATGGAGGTTTTGGCAACAAGAAGACCAACTGATGCAGAGATATTCAACGAAAATCTTGGCCTGAGGGAGTGGATAAGGCGAGCATTTCCAAGAACTATCATAGAAGTTGTGGATGCCAATCTTTTTCCTGAGGAAGAACAAATCACTTCTAAAAGTGAAATCTGCATAATTTCTTTTGTTAGGGAtatttacataatcaaatcaCTTCAAGGACAAATAGAAGTAACTCTCTATACTACATATTGCTCGATAATCACGACTAGTTATTAA
- the LOC125845073 gene encoding uncharacterized protein At5g39865-like, whose amino-acid sequence MMDNHHNHHRENEFEYQEIQKAKTSSKFNRSRTIHSPRNSIEFPEKPLYLYPSPHSIERNGSIKKLHCSPLGSMVGTSFKGKVKKLYSIFDSRKENHRSSIPKPQTKHSKPLISNTLLLPGTEDRVVIYFTSIRGIRRTFEDCYTVKMILGSYRVKVDERDVSMHIAYRKELQNVIGEKNNNSIVTLPQVFIKGKYIGGAELIKQLNEIGELPKLLRGIPLRPIGYICEGCGDVRFLPCSNCDGSRKFFDEDEGQVRRCLICNENGLIRCTLCCS is encoded by the coding sequence ATGATGGATAATCATCATAACCATCATAGGGAAAATGAATTTGAATATCAAGAAATCCAGAAAGCAAAGACATCATCAAAATTCAATAGATCAAGGACTATACACAGCCCGAGAAACTCGATTGAATTCCCCGAAAAGCCCTTGTATCTCTACCCTTCTCCTCATTCGATCGAACGTAATGGCTCCATTAAAAAGCTTCATTGCTCACCTTTAGGATCCATGGTTGGAACTTCATTCAAAggaaaagtgaaaaagttgtatTCAATTTTCGATTCTCGTAAGGAAAATCATCGATCCTCGATTCCAAAACCTCAAACCAAGCATTCAAAGCCATTGATTTCGAACACTCTGTTATTGCCTGGAACAGAGGATCGTGTGGTAATTTACTTCACGAGTATACGTGGAATTCGAAGGACATTTGAGGATTGTTACACAGTGAAAATGATATTAGGAAGCTATCGTGTTAAAGTCGATGAAAGAGATGTCTCGATGCACATCGCGTATAGGAAGGAATTACAAAATGTTATAGGTGAGAAGAACAACAATAGTATTGTGACATTGCCACAAGTTTTTATCAAAGGGAAATACATTGGAGGTGCTGAATTGATCAAGCAATTGAATGAAATTGGCGAATTACCGAAGTTATTAAGAGGGATTCCTTTAAGGCCAATTGGTTATATTTGTGAAGGTTGTGGGGATGTACGATTCTTGCCTTGCTCGAATTGCGATGGCAGCAGGAAATTTTTCGACGAAGATGAAGGACAAGTTAGGAGGTGTCTTATTTGTAATGAGAATGGATTGATTCGATGCACACTTTGTTGTTCTTGA
- the LOC125845966 gene encoding uncharacterized protein LOC125845966 — protein sequence MIPRIVAIVVVTAVVIVDFFFQVFVVVLVTEVFGERYLRSPTPNDVVMLLHIGEQCGFPRMLGSLDCMHWKWKNCPTAWVGQYTGRSGSPTIILEAVTDYDLWIWHVYFGLPGTNNDIYVLESSHLFSNLASGIAPPAHYVIQGKEYDMSYYLANDVERAFGVLQSHFAIITGPSRFWRKEVLHDIMTTCIILHNMIIEDECDLNAPIQDVVEAPTPTIEMVVDENFRFEQFLARHKKIKDKNAHFELRNALIEHL from the exons ATGATTCCGAGAATTGTTGCGATTGTGGTTGTGACTGCGGTTGTAATTGtcgatttcttttttcaagtaTTCGTTGTTGTTCTCGTTACAG AAGTTTTTGGTGAGCGATATTTAAGATCACCAACACCTAATGATGTTGTGATGCTTCTACACATTGGTGAGCAGTGTGGTTTCCCAAGAATGTTAGGTAGTCTAGATTGCATGCACTGGAAATGGAAAAATTGTCCAACGGCATGGGTTGGGCAATACACAGGTCGTAGTGGATCACCAACAATTATTCTTGAAGCTGTTACTGATTATGACCTTTGGATATGGCATGTTTATTTTGGTTTGCCTGGCACCAATAACGATATTTATGTTTTAGAGTCATCACATTTATTTTCCAATCTTGCTAGCGGTATTGCGCCTCCCGCCCATTATGTTATTCAAGGAAAAGAATACGATATGAGTTATTACTTAGCTAATG ATGTTGAACGTGCATTCGGAGTTTTGCAATCACATTTTGCAATTATTACAGGACCGTCACGTTTTTGGAGAAAAGAAGtgctacatgatataatgactacatgtattatactgcacaacatgataattgaggatgaaTGTGATCTcaatgcaccaattcaagatgtcgtagaggctccaactccaactatagaaatggtggtagatgaaaattttcggtttgaacaatttttagctagacataaaaaaattaaggacaaaaatgctcattttgaactccgtaatgcattaatagagcatttataa